CATTTAAAATCTTGCAAGTATTCAGCAAGGAGATGTGCATTTATACTAGATTCAAGTATGATATATGTTCTAAGTTTTTGGTACTTCCCTTAATTGAAACTTGAAGCTTGcgtttgatattttcaattcatttgatTTGGGCGTGTACGTTAGGAAATAATAACTTCAAAATATGTGTCCTGATTGCAATGTGATATTGATGGAGTTGTAAATCTGGTGAAGCCTAGATACAGAAGTGAAATTCTGATATTTTCACTTATGCTAAGATTGAACTTATGTACAACCAACTATACGTGTTTTTTAGAAGTATTATCTCAATGTTTAGATTGCATAGCGATAAACATAACAGGAAACTGAAAATTCCTGAGTGTTGGGTTGGAACTATAAATTTTTGCACAGGGGGGGCCAACCCCTATTTTTATACACTGTCTTTTTAAAGATGCTTCATAATTATAAGTAATATAAGGATTTCATTAGCTATGtttgctactttttcttttgattttgggaCAGATTTATCCAAGTTTTGCATCATACTTGCGTTCTTGCTTTTATGACGCCCTTGTTTTGTAGGTTCGGACGATGATTAGGTCTATACAGAGGTGTGATGAAGGTTCTGACATGCACACTGACCTTACATTTACACTAGAGCTTGTGGAGGAGCTAGGCCGACTTAAATTGGCGAATTCGCTTGCAGAAGCAGTTGACATTGATACACAGGCCCCAGTTCGTGGCGGGCAACGTGGTGGGTCTCGTGGGGGTGGACATCGTGGAGGTGGTCAAGCTGGTCGCAGCCGTACGACCGAGTCGGCTCCCATCTACGAGGAAGGGAATGAGGAGGGTGTAGAAGAGGCATGGCTTGGCGCTGATTGGGTACTGTCTGATGACGATGGCAGGACACCGCGATGCACGCCTGGCGATGGTGCTGGGCCATCCCATAGCGTCGATCATCAGGGCACTGTTCCAGCCCACACTACATCCCATGGTGCTAGCACGGACTTTGAGGGCCCTCCTCGTATGTCGCCCCCAGTTTTCAGTGGATCTGCCCATGATGGTGGATGCATATTTGTCCCCACACCAGGCATGCCCACCCCACCTCTAGTGCATGTGGACCCCACCATGTCAGCTCCATCTCAAAAACCCCCACGGAGAGGCTGTACAGATTGAGCAGATACCAGCTGAGGACATTGAGCCGGTGGAGGCTTTGCGGAGATCGCGACGCCCGCGTGTGCATGCTCTCGATTGCGGGACCGGTGATGGTATGTACTTCGTCTACACTTCCCATCTTCTTGAGCTACTTGTACTGTgcatttgattgattatgttaatttaattatgctGTTGTGTCTGATGAAACAGGTAAGATTAGACCTGTCAGGGCATATGGGCGGAAACGAAAAGATCATTAAATGCCTTAGTGTATGCTTATACTTCCTGCCTACCTGCCTATAGGTGACTGCATAGTTACGTTTCACTTTTCTTCTAAagtcgtattttttttttagacctaACTGCAATGGTGGACACGAAAAGGCCATTGAGCTGGATTGTCCTTGTGTGCTTATTCTTCATGTGTATAGGTGACTGGAATAAGCATGCAAAATGTTCTACTAATTGGGGAGAATCTTGGTGGCTGTGCATCTATTTCTGGATCATTGCTTGGGGAGAATACTGGCTGTCAATGTGTTTGTTgtcaagaaattgatattttggagAAAACCCATAAGGCGTATTGTATTTATTGATGTATTAGGAAGTTTTTCTGCACTTGGAGTTTTGATTGCAATTTGACAAATGTTTGGATTGGTATTCATTTGAAGCCaaactttcttgtgtttttgtatgttgtTAGCTACAGTAAAGTGGGTTGTAAGAgagtaatttgtttttttatttttgttatttttgtgagAAACAAATGTGTGGTATTGTTGATAAGCAAGAAGAAGTAATTTGATACTTTCTGTAAAAGAGTTTGATGACGAAGTTTATGCGGATCAATGGCAGAACCAACTCCTTTGTAGCAAATCATTTATCCGAGTCTCTACAATGCTTGGCTAGGTATGTGTCTCTCTCCAAATTTTCTGATTCGACTTCCCTACAATTCCTAGATTGGTACATCCTCCTtcccattttcttatttttaatctcCTTTAAATCCCCTCCTCTCTAGAATGATTAGATCTGTGTacatttgattacaagttcgtTAGTAGGAACTTTGGAgaatagaatttatattttttttttctgagttcTAGAGCAGCTCACAATATAACTTACCCAAAGCTGAAAACGGCAAAAATCTTAGTTATGTGTGCATGTTTTGTTCCTTTCGCTTCTTGGGGtttgtaattgttatttatcattGTATATATTACCTTTTCATTTTGGTAGCAATTTGGGAACCCAATGAgaaacatttaattgattattgattttttcatcaattagccttcttattttatgattttcagtatatatatatatatatatgttgtgtgTGTCATTGGCCAATGAATCAAATCTTGTCCAtcattttctttaatgaaatgATGGAGGCgttaatgaaaaatttgcaTACTGTTTGAatgttacttttattgtttgtgtattgccgttttttgggtttgaattatTATCTATGCTTACAAAGGTATATGCATTTTTCTCAATAATTTTCGGTTAGTATCTAATGTCTCCTTCACCACAGCACATTAAGACGTTGGAGAAGTGGCCAACCTTCAGAATCCTGGGAGGCTCATAAGGCAGCAATCCAAGCACTCATAAAGCTGCCTTCAGGCGAGCTTGTTACAGGTATAATATGATTCAGTAGTTGGAACTGGTTACATCAGATTTTGTTGGTAGTTGGAACTGGTTACATCAGATTGGAATGCATAGATCCAACCATGTCTTTCACTATGAACTTATGGGGTTCATTTTTATGCTACCACGATTTTAGGTTCAAGTGATACAACTTTAAAACTTTGGAGAGGAAGCAAATGTACACATACTTTTGTTGGGCATACAggtattttttccatttatttgcCTTCATtgtgctttatatatatatccttatctGCAATGTGTTGAAATCATGTGGGAATGAAAAAATTGTAGATTTTGCAAACTAACGATGctgtaaaattttcttcttacatGTCTGTTTGGTGATCATCAAACATATTTTCTTTGAGCTTCCTATAAGTTAGAAGTGGAAGAAGCATTTAATAAGACTTCTGATCTACAAGTTGGCATTAATTGACCAAACTGTTGACATGGGTAATCCTCATATGTTTAG
This genomic stretch from Quercus lobata isolate SW786 chromosome 3, ValleyOak3.0 Primary Assembly, whole genome shotgun sequence harbors:
- the LOC115982845 gene encoding phospholipase A-2-activating protein-like isoform X1, producing the protein MTKFMRINGRTNSFVANHLSESLQCLASTLRRWRSGQPSESWEAHKAAIQALIKLPSGELVTGSSDTTLKLWRGSKCTHTFVGHTDQI
- the LOC115981314 gene encoding uncharacterized protein LOC115981314 translates to MQIVWEPYTHTLGSLPAYCTAGQHIWKAEVPLIFFWIVEWHHPERVLRQFGMKQPVPSVVDTSTTLHKISLQGKWEKNWEVEHDPFIRQWANRVNVVRESDLLDDDDTYLVEYMMWYNRHTRRYITPESAYWELMVRTMIRSIQRCDEGSDMHTDLTFTLELVEELGRLKLANSLAEAVDIDTQAPVRGGQRGGSRGGGHRGGGQAGRSRTTESAPIYEEGNEEGVEEAWLGADWVLSDDDGRTPRCTPGDGAGPSHSVDHQGTVPAHTTSHGASTDFEGPPRMSPPVFSGSAHDGGCIFVPTPGMPTPPLVHVDPTMSAPSQKPPRRGCTD
- the LOC115982845 gene encoding phospholipase A-2-activating protein-like isoform X2; the protein is MTKFMRINGRTNSFVANHLSESLQCLASTLRRWRSGQPSESWEAHKAAIQALIKLPSGELVTGSSDTTLKLWRGSKCTHTFVGHTG